A region of the Ischnura elegans chromosome 11, ioIscEleg1.1, whole genome shotgun sequence genome:
TTATATGCTAACATCATAAGTTCGAATATAAAGAGCTGACAGAGAAAgctatagaatgaaaaatattcatgaatttcatGCATTGCTTCAGTTTTCCAGCTTAATAATGCAATACAGACTTTGAAAGTGGTCATAACAAAATGTAGAGCAATGCTTTTATTATCTCCGAGTAAATCGTTCCAGAACATGATATTTGGATATTAATTCAACATTAGTTATGGATTCTTATGACTCCAGAAAGGTTTTAACGTATATGGTATACTTAAGGCCAAGTTGTCCATATGGTAAATGTATGATcaaatttgaatacataaatttgtttttcaaatatggcATCTGCCATTATTATTCAATCACTGGGCACACTCCACAGAaatatcataatataaaaatatactccattgaagcaattgagaaaaattgaaaaaatgcatcAGAAATAAAAGAGTTCATTttatcacaattattttaattctcattGAATTAAAATGTGGTACATGTATTATTACATAATtagattacaaattttttttaattaagttagGCTGCTGAATTAGATAACAACTATTTACATTAATTACACTCTGCACTATGTTATTCACTTCAATGTGAGCAAGGAAGTTTCCCTTCCTGTATCGAAATATGTGCTTTAAGGCGCTATCTCTTGCACCAGCAATGAGGCTACCCACTACCTCAACCTCACATATCACACAGAATAATCCAACATTTTCATACAAAATGAAACACTCCACCTGCCCAAATTTCTCCATCTCATcatggtggaatgaaacaaaAGAGCTGTCTCTTTTCACCTCTCTTTTATACAATTTAGAGGTAATTTTTCCTAATGATTTTAAACACACTTTTGAGTAAATTTTGCACACCTGGCTCTCAGGGTGGTCATTCAGAAATACAGAAATAGCCTTCTGCACTGCAGGAGGGAGAGAGCCTACAGAAGCCAACACTTTGTTCATACATCCATTTTCTTTGTCACCACTAGCACTGTACCCTTTCAAAATTTCATACGCCATCACAAATTTATTCGTGGCTACTAACTGCCTACTGATCTCCTGCGTACCGTGTATTAAGCTCAAAAGATGCCCATTCACCTTCTCAAACATAAAACAAGAATGGGCCCACAATGGTCCCCAATTCTTAACAGCCTCTGGCAAATGCAGGAGCAGATGAACATTATATCTGTATTGGTCCTGCCCATACAATCGTCCGATTCCCCTCAAAAATCCCTTCAGCAATTCGAAGGACATCCTAATATCTGCAGAGGAAATTTTATCTTGCAGCATAGCATAAATGGCACGGACCATGCATATCCAATGGCCAAGAaacttttttggcaaaaaatcttTCACACAGATTACAGAGTAATATAGGAGCCAGTTGCGAAATTCGCTGGCTTTCCACATGGCACGAGAAACAATAGTACGTGGCACCCAGCTAATGTGACTAGGTGGACATATACCTAGCAAAATTTTTTCTATCTGTTTCATCTTACCACCTAAATACCACTCTTCATTATGATAAGAAGAGTCAAACCAAAGGCAAACAAATTGCCTTGTGACTCCAAGTAAAACAGAGTGCATATAATCTGGCACAAACGAGCGTGCTAAGTCCAGCTTTGGTACAGATGCAACACATGATGGTCCTCTTACACCAAACACTCGACGCTTATCACTAGCTTCAGTTGCCTGTTGCCTCATGGTCGAATCCTTTCTCAGTTCAGGAAATTGGGCCTTGTATGGATAAGTCCTGGGGAAGCCCTCACCATTCTGTTCACACCTAAAACAACCATATTCCCCATTCCATTGGGAAATATTCTGCAAAGGAGCACGAGCTTGTGAATCTACTGTGCAAAGGGGGGCAATGGCTCTACTTATTACAACCTCTTTTGTAATCGGGTGAGTCCAAAATACTCCAATAGACTCTAATAACTGTAATGACTCCACAAACGGCTGCAAAAAAGTCGACATTTTTGGTTTGCGCTTCCCAAACCATAACCCAGCAACTAAAACATTGCAATTCCTGACAGATGGTTTCAGCTCAGCTACTGTAAACAACAAAGGCCGCAATTGTGCATTTGAACTTTTAAATACAGGTACACCATCGGTATTCCACATTAATGTGAGGTCATACTGACCTCTGTTACTGTTTAATTCTCTGTACAATTTGCCATCCACAATATCACAAATTGGCTCCCCTGTAGAACCACTAAGATCTTGGAGATACTTATACATTTTGCGTCTCTCTAGGAAATGTTTTATCAATTCTGGCAAAGGGTTCTCCACAAAGAGGCCTGAATTATCTTGCGAACCACAGACTTCACATGCAGTATTTGCTGTGGTGACGTTCCATAACCCTATGTACGTCATACAGTTATCATTCTCGCAATAGCGATGAATTTTGGGCACAAAATCACCAACTACATCATccacaaatttcattaatttatgtttCGTTCTGGGGAGGTTATTCGGCTGCGGCAATGCCTTATCAATTAACATTAAAACATCCGATAAACATTTTTTGGACATCTTATTCTCAAAGTATACCTTTAAAATAGCTAGCACATACTCGTCTGTGTACACCTGGCTATCGGAATACAAAAGTTCTCCACTAAATAACTCTTTATTGCCACCCTCTTCATTGGAATCACTATCACAACTAGACTCACTCAAATCGGAACCCTGCGTAGTCTCTCTTCTCCTGTCATCGCGAGGTATGAGATCAATTGCTGAGGCATACTCAGGGGAAGATACGCCAGTCCGTGACGGTGAATAACAAATTGGCTCCGATCCATCCAGCGACCCTCCATCATCTATTATCAGGACCAGAAACACAAAATGTACGTGTCATTTAGGCTTAGAAACATTGTAAATGTACGAATAACTGCTTCTTTGTTCAAACGAGGTTTAGTAATACTTCCAAGTAAATAGTAAGTTATTTGAGACCAAGACGCGATTGCACTTACCGGCGCGATGATCGTGAGTATCCATCATTTCTTCCTCG
Encoded here:
- the LOC124167605 gene encoding uncharacterized protein LOC124167605, encoding MLHLHFIIFFNFRSFCYQPYLLFQISLYKLKKHAKRKLAVSVEGASSSSSSEEEMMDTHDHRADDGGSLDGSEPICYSPSRTGVSSPEYASAIDLIPRDDRRRETTQGSDLSESSCDSDSNEEGGNKELFSGELLYSDSQVYTDEYVLAILKVYFENKMSKKCLSDVLMLIDKALPQPNNLPRTKHKLMKFVDDVVGDFVPKIHRYCENDNCMTYIGLWNVTTANTACEVCGSQDNSGLFVENPLPELIKHFLERRKMYKYLQDLSGSTGEPICDIVDGKLYRELNSNRGQYDLTLMWNTDGVPVFKSSNAQLRPLLFTVAELKPSVRNCNVLVAGLWFGKRKPKMSTFLQPFVESLQLLESIGVFWTHPITKEVVISRAIAPLCTVDSQARAPLQNISQWNGEYGCFRCEQNGEGFPRTYPYKAQFPELRKDSTMRQQATEASDKRRVFGVRGPSCVASVPKLDLARSFVPDYMHSVLLGVTRQFVCLWFDSSYHNEEWYLGGKMKQIEKILLGICPPSHISWVPRTIVSRAMWKASEFRNWLLYYSVICVKDFLPKKFLGHWICMVRAIYAMLQDKISSADIRMSFELLKGFLRGIGRLYGQDQYRYNVHLLLHLPEAVKNWGPLWAHSCFMFEKVNGHLLSLIHGTQEISRQLVATNKFVMAYEILKGYSASGDKENGCMNKVLASVGSLPPAVQKAISVFLNDHPESQVCKIYSKVCLKSLGKITSKLYKREVKRDSSFVSFHHDEMEKFGQVECFILYENVGLFCVICEVEVVGSLIAGARDSALKHIFRYRKGNFLAHIEVNNIVQSVINVNSCYLIQQPNLIKKNL